From Ascaphus truei isolate aAscTru1 chromosome 20, aAscTru1.hap1, whole genome shotgun sequence, one genomic window encodes:
- the LOC142470933 gene encoding olfactory receptor 5P55-like produces the protein MHVKNQTSVTQFLLLGFKDLQSLKIPVFFLFLGICIMTLTGNLLIIVLVSTSHKLHSPMYFFLSHLSLCDILITANIVPNMLLGILEEGATISFNGCITQFYMLAVSVTTECFLLTVMSYDRYLAICHPLRYTTFMEIRLQSHLVFWSWFLGLTIALCIATQICMLQFCGPNVIDHLFCDFAPLLQLSCTDTSLLKLEDVVFTVPITIFSFIFIIVTYVRIFFTILRIPSTSGRQKTFSTCSSHLTVVSLFYGTLITIYQVPSRGHSVNFNKVLSLLYIVVTPLFNPIIYCLRSQDIRAAFRKLVSKKTREG, from the coding sequence ATGCATGTGAAGAACCAGACAAGTGTTACGCAATTCCTTCTCCTTGGATTTAAGGATCTTCAGAGCCTTAAAATTCCTGTCTTCTTTCTTTTCCTCGGGATTTGTATTATGACATTAACTGGAAACCTCCTGATCATTGTGTTGGTGTCAACCAGTCACAAGCTCCACTCTCCCATGTACTTCTTTCTCAGCCATCTATCTCTATGTGACATATTGATTACTGCAAATATTGTCCCCAACATGCTTCTTGGTATATTGGAAGAAGGAGCCACCATTTCCTTTAATGGCTGCATCACTCAATTTTATATGCTTGCTGTCTCAGTAACGACAGAGTGCTTCCTTCTAACAGTGATGTCTTATGACCGATACTTGGCCATCTGTCACCCTTTACGTTATACTACTTTTATGGAAATTAGGCTCCAATCTCATCTAGTTTTCTGGTCATGGTTCTTGGGATTGACAATAGCCCTATGTATAGCTACCCAAATATGTATGTTGCAATTCTGTGGCCCCAATGTCATTGACCATTTATTCTGTGATTTTGCTCCCCTTTTACAATTGTCTTGCACAGATACTTCCTTATTGAAATTGGAAGATGTTGTTTTCACTGTTCCTATAACAATCTTCTCATTTATCTTCATCATTGTAACTTATGTCCGTATCTTCTTCACCATCCTCAGGATTCCTTCCACCAGTGGGAGACAGAAAACCTTCTCCACCTGCAGTTCCCACCTGACAGTTGTGTCCTTATTCTATGGAACATTGATCACCATATATCAGGTCCCATCAAGAGGACACTCTGTCAATTTTAATAAAGTCCTGTCTTTGTTGTACATTGTGGTGACCCCATTATTTAATCCTATAATATACTGCCTGAGGAGCCAAGATATCAGGGCAGCTTTCAGAAAACTGGTTAGCAAGAAAaccagagaaggataa